In the Adlercreutzia equolifaciens DSM 19450 genome, one interval contains:
- a CDS encoding LysR family transcriptional regulator: protein MNTRYLEEFLVIADELNFSAAAKRLYTTRPTLSEHLAELEDELGCKLVERGRGKPALTPLGRRFLGTASDLLGQWDEVVDEYRDLSDNLLTVTVSATNLPWLEAPLLRARHRIAEKWPEGKIDIVTDNGPLATVDALGERKNDIVVVGCKNFSEAGHRLLTKEHPGFVLNAETTHLFMAEDNPLFGRDTIHATDLDGAVLLLPPDVHQSYERDGVADRFAANGARVTLKTMPFRDHAEYFAHDFGCAIGVAPGTLVPRFGLDRRPGLRLFDLDDMDFSTDFIAVFRDEFVESPHGRVLFDEMKAAVAQGEPGA from the coding sequence GTGAACACACGCTATCTGGAGGAATTCCTCGTCATTGCCGATGAATTGAACTTTTCTGCAGCGGCCAAGCGGCTCTATACCACGCGCCCCACCCTCAGCGAGCACCTGGCGGAGCTGGAGGATGAACTGGGCTGCAAGCTCGTCGAGCGCGGTCGGGGAAAGCCCGCGCTGACGCCGCTTGGGAGGCGGTTCCTCGGCACAGCTTCCGACTTGCTGGGGCAATGGGACGAAGTTGTCGACGAATACCGGGATCTCTCCGACAACCTGCTCACCGTTACCGTGTCGGCCACAAACCTTCCCTGGCTCGAAGCGCCTCTTCTGCGCGCACGGCACCGCATCGCCGAAAAGTGGCCCGAGGGCAAAATCGACATCGTCACCGACAACGGCCCCTTGGCCACCGTAGACGCGCTGGGCGAGCGGAAGAACGACATCGTCGTCGTAGGCTGCAAGAACTTCAGCGAGGCAGGACATCGGCTTCTCACGAAAGAGCATCCAGGATTCGTGCTGAACGCCGAGACCACTCACTTGTTTATGGCCGAGGATAACCCGTTGTTCGGACGCGATACCATTCACGCCACCGACCTCGACGGCGCCGTCCTGCTCCTGCCGCCCGACGTCCACCAGAGCTACGAGCGCGACGGAGTCGCCGACCGCTTTGCCGCGAACGGCGCTCGCGTCACGCTCAAGACGATGCCCTTCCGCGACCATGCCGAGTATTTCGCCCACGATTTCGGGTGCGCCATCGGCGTTGCGCCCGGCACCCTTGTGCCGCGCTTCGGGCTCGACCGGCGCCCCGGGCTGCGCCTGTTCGACCTCGACGATATGGATTTCTCGACGGACTTCATCGCCGTGTT